Proteins encoded in a region of the bacterium genome:
- a CDS encoding putative baseplate assembly protein — protein TQERAVTTADYAAVTERLPEVQRAAASLRWTGSWHTVFVTVDRQDGEAIDPAFATQVGTHLDRYRMAGHDLRIHDPIAVSLEIDLLVCVDKDHFRSDVSRGLLDVLSSRTRADGTRGLFHPDHFSFGQNVFLSPLYAAARTVAGVGSVQVTRFQRQGQADPKPLADGFMTLGRLEIARLDNDPNFPEHGVLRLELHGGK, from the coding sequence ACCCAGGAGCGCGCCGTGACCACGGCCGACTACGCCGCCGTCACCGAGCGCCTGCCCGAGGTGCAGCGCGCCGCCGCCAGCCTGCGCTGGACCGGCAGCTGGCACACCGTGTTCGTCACCGTGGACCGGCAAGACGGTGAAGCCATCGACCCCGCCTTCGCCACCCAGGTCGGCACCCACCTGGACCGCTACCGCATGGCCGGCCACGACCTGCGCATCCACGACCCGATCGCGGTGTCGCTGGAGATCGACCTGCTGGTCTGCGTGGACAAGGACCATTTCCGCAGCGACGTCAGCCGCGGCCTGCTCGACGTGCTGAGCAGCCGCACCCGCGCCGACGGCACGCGCGGCCTGTTCCACCCTGACCACTTCAGCTTCGGCCAGAACGTGTTCCTGAGCCCGCTGTACGCGGCCGCGCGCACCGTGGCCGGCGTGGGCTCGGTCCAGGTCACGCGCTTCCAGCGCCAGGGACAGGCCGACCCCAAACCCCTGGCCGACGGCTTCATGACGCTGGGCCGGCTGGAGATCGCGCGGCTGGACAACGACCCCAACTTCCCCGAGCACGGCGTGCTGCGGCTGGAACTGCACGGAGGCAAGTGA